From one Nonomuraea polychroma genomic stretch:
- a CDS encoding LysE family translocator: protein MPDISTLVFFSLATLGLLIVPGPAVLYIVTRSVSQGRAAGLISVLGVHAGSVVHVAAAALGISALLAASATGFTVVKYVGVAYLIWLGVRKLIRKSEGEQAIELRVQSKQRLFWEGFVVNVLNPKTAIFFLAFLPQFVYPDAGPVASQMLLLGLLWIVLGMASDGTYAMLASALADRVRRSARVRRRLDVGSGLVYLGLAAWLTTEKA from the coding sequence ATGCCGGATATCTCGACACTCGTCTTCTTCTCCCTGGCCACCCTGGGGCTGCTCATCGTCCCCGGGCCGGCGGTCCTGTACATCGTCACCCGGAGCGTCTCCCAGGGCCGCGCCGCCGGCCTGATCTCCGTGCTGGGTGTGCACGCGGGCTCGGTCGTGCACGTGGCCGCTGCGGCACTGGGCATCAGCGCGCTGCTGGCCGCCTCCGCCACGGGGTTCACCGTGGTCAAGTACGTCGGCGTCGCCTACCTGATCTGGCTCGGCGTACGCAAGCTGATCCGGAAGTCCGAGGGCGAGCAGGCGATCGAGCTGCGCGTGCAGTCGAAGCAGCGGCTGTTCTGGGAGGGGTTCGTGGTGAACGTGCTCAACCCCAAGACGGCGATCTTCTTCCTGGCGTTCCTGCCGCAGTTCGTGTACCCGGACGCCGGGCCCGTCGCGTCGCAGATGTTGCTGCTCGGCCTGCTGTGGATCGTGCTCGGCATGGCCTCCGACGGCACGTACGCCATGCTCGCCTCGGCGCTCGCTGATCGGGTACGCCGTTCGGCCCGCGTACGGCGGCGGCTGGATGTGGGCAGCGGGCTGGTGTACCTCGGGCTGGCGGCTTGGCTCACAACCGAGAAGGCCTGA
- a CDS encoding TetR/AcrR family transcriptional regulator: MAATRPRRADAQRNYDLLLAAAAQVFAERGTDAPLDEVARRAGVGNATMYRHFPTRSDLLVAVYADEVIRLCARGQALLAADGAAEALHEWLRLFMAHITAKRDLALAAIDGQSTDLVAKWHESMLTTASALLDAAKQAHAVRADLDVRDLLALIKGIALTAADTAQAERLLALIDWRS, translated from the coding sequence ATGGCGGCAACGCGCCCCCGCCGCGCGGACGCGCAGCGCAACTACGATCTGCTGCTGGCCGCAGCCGCTCAGGTCTTCGCCGAGCGCGGCACTGACGCTCCCCTCGACGAGGTGGCCCGTCGGGCCGGGGTCGGCAACGCCACCATGTACCGACATTTCCCGACCCGATCAGATCTCCTGGTGGCCGTCTACGCCGACGAGGTCATCCGGCTCTGCGCACGCGGCCAGGCACTCCTGGCCGCCGACGGCGCGGCGGAGGCCCTTCACGAGTGGCTGCGCCTGTTCATGGCGCACATCACCGCCAAACGCGACCTCGCTCTGGCCGCCATCGACGGCCAGAGCACGGACCTGGTCGCGAAGTGGCACGAGTCCATGCTCACCACCGCGTCCGCGCTGCTGGACGCGGCCAAGCAGGCGCATGCCGTTCGCGCCGACCTCGACGTACGGGACCTGCTGGCCCTCATCAAGGGCATCGCCCTGACCGCCGCGGACACGGCTCAGGCGGAACGGCTCCTCGCCCTCATCGATTGGCGAAGCTGA
- a CDS encoding alpha/beta fold hydrolase, producing the protein MATFALIHGGGGSAWEWHLVAEELRGRGHEVVAVDLPIEDESAGLWDYAGAVVDAVGERRELVVVAHSWGGFVGPLVCARLPADLLVLVTAMIPVPGEPPNDWWENTGFGHQDISDPIPVFLHDVPRELAEEAIGRGRPHVGRALREPWPLEAWPDVPTRFLLCRDDRFFTPEFMRGVVRDRLGVTPDEIDSGHAPMLARPKELVDYLTGRS; encoded by the coding sequence ATGGCGACGTTCGCGCTGATTCACGGTGGCGGCGGGTCCGCCTGGGAATGGCATCTGGTGGCGGAGGAGCTGCGCGGCCGCGGCCACGAGGTCGTGGCGGTGGACCTGCCGATCGAGGACGAGTCCGCCGGGCTGTGGGACTATGCCGGCGCCGTGGTGGACGCCGTCGGGGAGCGGCGGGAGCTGGTCGTGGTGGCGCACTCGTGGGGCGGGTTCGTCGGCCCGCTCGTCTGCGCCCGCCTGCCTGCCGACCTCCTGGTGCTGGTCACGGCCATGATCCCGGTCCCGGGCGAGCCGCCGAACGACTGGTGGGAGAACACCGGCTTCGGGCACCAGGACATCAGCGACCCGATCCCGGTGTTCCTGCACGACGTGCCCAGGGAGCTGGCGGAGGAAGCGATCGGGAGAGGGCGCCCGCACGTGGGCAGGGCGCTGCGGGAGCCGTGGCCGCTGGAGGCGTGGCCGGACGTGCCGACCAGGTTCCTGTTGTGCCGCGACGATCGGTTCTTCACGCCGGAGTTCATGCGCGGTGTCGTACGCGACCGGCTGGGCGTCACGCCGGACGAGATCGACAGCGGCCACGCCCCGATGCTCGCGCGCCCCAAGGAGCTGGTCGATTACCTGACCGGCAGGTCGTAG
- a CDS encoding LysR family transcriptional regulator — protein MLDVVRLRVLLAVARKGSLTAAAKELHYSQPSVSHHLARLEAETGARLIQRAGRGIRLTEAGRLLAERAAEIIGRLDATAEELAAHVGLRSGRVRLAAFPSALGTFVPKAATLLAAGHPGLRLHLTETEPPEALRLLRAGRVDVAVVFRYDDTAPEDSGITMIHLLDDPSYLVSSTPTDGELAGHAEASWIAGCDRCRSHLLDVCEKAGFEPRISFTSDDIVAVQALVAAGLGLTMLPGLALRAHQHPDVEVAEVPGSTRHVYAAVYGEPPHPPATDALLEALRMALKESL, from the coding sequence ATGCTGGATGTCGTCCGTCTCCGCGTCCTCCTCGCGGTCGCCCGCAAGGGCTCGCTGACCGCCGCCGCCAAGGAGCTGCACTACTCGCAGCCGTCCGTCAGCCACCACCTCGCCCGGCTGGAGGCGGAGACCGGCGCCCGGCTCATCCAGCGCGCGGGGCGCGGCATCAGGCTCACGGAGGCGGGCAGGCTGCTCGCCGAGCGGGCCGCGGAGATCATCGGCCGCCTCGACGCCACCGCCGAGGAGCTGGCCGCCCACGTGGGGCTGCGGTCCGGCCGCGTGCGGCTGGCCGCCTTCCCCTCGGCGCTCGGCACGTTCGTCCCGAAGGCGGCCACGCTGCTGGCCGCCGGCCATCCCGGGCTGCGCCTGCACCTCACCGAGACCGAGCCCCCTGAGGCACTCAGGCTGCTGCGGGCCGGGCGGGTGGACGTGGCGGTGGTCTTCAGGTACGACGACACCGCGCCCGAGGACAGCGGCATCACCATGATCCATCTCCTCGACGACCCCAGTTACCTGGTGTCCAGCACACCGACGGACGGGGAGCTGGCCGGGCATGCCGAGGCGTCCTGGATCGCGGGCTGCGACCGGTGCCGCAGCCACCTGCTGGACGTCTGCGAGAAGGCGGGCTTCGAGCCGCGGATCTCGTTCACCAGCGACGACATCGTGGCCGTGCAGGCGCTGGTGGCGGCGGGGCTGGGGCTGACGATGCTGCCGGGGCTGGCGTTGCGCGCTCACCAGCATCCTGACGTGGAGGTGGCGGAGGTGCCGGGCTCGACCAGGCACGTGTACGCCGCCGTCTACGGCGAACCGCCCCATCCTCCGGCCACCGACGCGCTGCTGGAGGCGCTGCGCATGGCGCTCAAAGAAAGCCTTTGA
- a CDS encoding pyridoxamine 5'-phosphate oxidase family protein, which yields MEPTTKLDARFSDPTATATPWAQAREQLERAETYWLATVRADGRPHVTTLLAVWQDDAIYFCTGAEEQKARNLESNRNCALTTGASTLHEGLDLVVEGAAERVTDPGALKSLADAWESKYGSAWHFDVGDGVFTHPQGGEALVFQVRPVKVLGFRKGEYSQTSWRFSR from the coding sequence ATGGAACCGACCACGAAACTGGATGCCCGTTTCAGCGATCCCACCGCCACGGCCACCCCCTGGGCGCAGGCCCGCGAACAGCTGGAACGCGCGGAGACGTACTGGCTGGCCACCGTACGCGCCGACGGCCGCCCGCACGTCACCACGCTGCTGGCCGTCTGGCAGGACGACGCGATCTACTTCTGCACCGGAGCGGAGGAGCAGAAGGCCAGAAACCTCGAGTCCAACCGCAACTGCGCGCTCACGACCGGTGCCAGCACCCTGCACGAAGGGCTCGACCTGGTGGTCGAGGGCGCCGCCGAGCGCGTCACGGACCCCGGCGCGCTCAAGAGCCTCGCCGACGCCTGGGAGTCGAAGTACGGCAGCGCGTGGCACTTCGACGTGGGGGACGGCGTGTTCACCCACCCGCAGGGCGGGGAGGCGCTGGTGTTCCAGGTGCGCCCGGTCAAGGTGCTGGGCTTCCGCAAGGGCGAATATAGCCAGACCAGCTGGCGCTTCTCGAGATAG
- a CDS encoding cysteine dioxygenase family protein has product MGATALARPGLEPLVTGISDIVSRRLGPRRTAYTVADLLRDRLPGLDILTPLEREGSPDGYVSRPLHAQEDFSIVSVVWRPGQETVIHDHVAWCTFGIISGIEHETLYRDMGDHLLEIGRADNRPGEVSGFAPPGDIHKVLNTSGEVGVSIHVYGADVSRLGSSVRRVYDLPVR; this is encoded by the coding sequence ATGGGCGCCACTGCACTTGCCAGGCCGGGCCTCGAGCCGCTCGTGACCGGCATCTCCGACATCGTGTCCCGGCGGCTCGGGCCACGACGGACCGCGTACACCGTCGCCGACCTGCTCCGCGACCGCCTCCCCGGCCTCGACATCCTCACGCCGCTGGAGCGCGAAGGCTCGCCCGACGGGTACGTCTCCCGCCCGCTCCACGCCCAGGAGGACTTCTCCATCGTGTCCGTGGTGTGGCGCCCGGGCCAGGAGACGGTGATCCACGACCACGTGGCGTGGTGCACGTTCGGGATCATCAGCGGCATCGAGCACGAGACGCTCTACCGGGACATGGGCGACCATCTGCTGGAGATCGGCCGCGCCGACAACCGGCCGGGTGAGGTCAGCGGCTTCGCCCCGCCCGGAGACATCCACAAGGTCCTCAACACCAGCGGCGAGGTCGGGGTGTCCATCCACGTGTACGGAGCCGACGTGAGCCGCCTCGGCAGCAGCGTCCGCCGCGTCTACGACCTGCCGGTCAGGTAA
- a CDS encoding tetratricopeptide repeat protein, translating into MDTPPHRLGLERAVEVYSGHDDLVGVTGSGYAIGADLVLTSGDLVDPEAPCQVRAAWSERWVPAEEVWRGRGGTGAVLLRVAEAPAHAIAGGSPWRGVPGIDQVRWARIDGRARHGLRCVAGGFPRAGQRAGERAAQTLSGLADPPTSAVSKALALSVLTPEPEHLPISLWEGMSGAALLAEPAGQIVGVIATGRNGYAQRRFDVIPATALLSDERFRELAGVPPGRLETVAEGDASVILPHLLCPARDDLPPDCPDWRLLAPRHAVVPFLGREEELARLRKWAGEPTALSIAVLSGRGGTGRTRLAVTLCEELVRAGWDAGFLPLDAVCGPLSGDDAAAKASTGGVVTLDALRPTLVVVDHPEPSSPLVGELARRLAKHEHNPPVRILLLVREPGEAEWWRRLDTAAGGWLRRLNTTTVQLNASPLTLAERTEHALAAMKAFAPSRAALPAPPPLDDPEFGLPLHVHLAALMRLRDGARGDRAAERSEAVRTAGGLVGRFLEREYEQWARVRPDDQVDDLTARHAVAVVTLTAPTLTELPGLLTAVPGLRAGPAGAVARWLGQIFPGGERLTPLEPDVLAGRLLAGTDGLAELVLALHDHEGRTARHLVRMLDALRMSAGSRRVRSALRELVATRIGRMVAEAATASGTRLGDALNAALGLFADDREIAGAVARLPVRRGVRLGLRALDVTVGELAVRHLRAQSRPLPLARALSVVSGLLAAVGRVGEAVVAAAEAVDIFAAAPPYEAAGARAEALYNLGACLLLAGEPGSALKPVQEAAARFRILAEEEHPARYAGWAAQAHYNLACALLGVGRTGEAVEAFAAAGGDPEVVANVAGVLSVAPRQATPPHEPTSPPTPFEEPAGPLTAAPLAPFEGLESGGPPTTALPELAACLAIAATTTVRSVAPTDRDLAHRLHLLAAWLHDHGRTADALVPAAEAVARLRGLAAEEPELRSLLATATGLLSRVHGALDDLDAATRSAAETARNLRALVVLDPGEYRPALAGQLLDLGELLLLDDRPEEALDPLREAMGLAAERHPQARARRLLGLSLDELGRSADAVAQLELAAELYDLLSADDSACRRHLAEVRARLGRTRTAPPPAGTRHWMLALATARPDEAVGRAEQLVAERRDAVEGAGEPGLEEIHAYLSAQAMLARAWADTGRAADGFALAMQAAELLQRHAAPDRPHAIAVGQVAAALGRTLVGLGRHKEAVPHLRTALESHGQAGASPASGKELAELVILEAVALSRSACAAEAEAAADRLVRLYAALVSEGIESPVALAGALRLQGGIRFARQDVAGAFKSATRALDVLTQEPSKGDRLVTAACLELSGLCLAELHDEDAARAKLAEGTALMAEHGHPPADLADAHLAALLRLARLRARKEGPAAGIAMYARILELRPLPEADVLRTLIDDLSAYVTDLPEDADPGTLLPPLTAFTEALEREVPLSADADLHDRHARCLSRLSAAAAQANDTESAVRAARLAVHVHRDLAVFSSAHRGRLGLALAALARLDSADLAVAEQAVALLGDAEHGRELASTLARYAAELLDRGRPMEALAHCERAADLCDELDDPAVAAAVYAQLGDSLAMLDRPHAALEAVTWSLAELTRAGERGQELPHVRAQAIQVRGRVLRASGRKQEALAHLVEALQIYQRLPRPEAGAEVAAMIADDLLAAGRAEEAAEYARTATTGHEAGTVKHALALQRLARCHMMLGELTEAHALVEQLIPLARRSPDDLTYRAILADSLAQSSELLPLLRLDGGTEAEARAREAIAIYDDLMTTGMNAEALYTSRAGASLTLAAALRMRDLAADAVRPLREAVAALERYAPGNPPLSGLLARAMLMLGDALMEAGRPLEAGLVFHRGTQVTRDVLSRAVAHARLGFCQLELGRDDAADAALRVAAGLLRELLVDERDEGLADLLRDVLRSRLTLLEKAGKNGEARQVEDDLRALRT; encoded by the coding sequence ATGGACACGCCACCACACCGCCTCGGGCTCGAGCGGGCCGTCGAGGTGTATTCGGGTCACGACGACCTCGTCGGCGTGACCGGCTCGGGCTATGCGATCGGCGCCGACCTCGTGCTGACCTCCGGAGATCTGGTGGATCCCGAGGCGCCGTGCCAGGTGCGGGCGGCGTGGTCGGAGCGGTGGGTCCCGGCCGAGGAGGTGTGGCGGGGGCGCGGCGGAACGGGCGCCGTGCTGCTCCGGGTGGCGGAAGCTCCGGCGCATGCGATCGCCGGCGGCTCGCCCTGGCGCGGGGTACCCGGCATCGACCAGGTGCGCTGGGCGAGGATTGACGGCCGAGCCCGGCATGGACTGCGCTGCGTGGCAGGGGGCTTTCCCCGAGCCGGGCAGCGGGCCGGGGAAAGGGCTGCGCAGACGCTGTCGGGTCTGGCGGATCCGCCCACGAGCGCGGTGTCGAAGGCATTGGCGCTCAGCGTGCTCACCCCCGAGCCAGAGCACCTGCCGATCTCCCTCTGGGAGGGCATGTCGGGCGCCGCCCTGCTGGCCGAACCCGCCGGGCAGATCGTCGGCGTGATCGCCACCGGCCGCAACGGGTACGCCCAGCGCCGCTTCGACGTCATCCCGGCGACCGCGCTGCTGAGTGACGAACGGTTCCGCGAGCTGGCGGGCGTACCGCCCGGGCGGCTCGAGACCGTGGCCGAGGGTGACGCGTCGGTGATCCTGCCCCATCTGCTCTGCCCCGCCCGGGATGACCTGCCGCCGGACTGCCCCGACTGGCGGCTGCTGGCGCCGCGCCACGCGGTGGTGCCGTTCCTGGGCAGGGAAGAGGAGCTCGCCAGGCTGCGGAAGTGGGCCGGCGAGCCCACGGCGCTGTCGATCGCCGTGCTGAGCGGGCGTGGCGGCACGGGCCGGACCAGGTTGGCGGTGACCTTGTGCGAGGAGCTCGTGCGGGCGGGGTGGGACGCGGGATTCCTGCCGCTGGACGCCGTCTGCGGCCCGTTGTCCGGCGACGACGCGGCAGCCAAGGCGTCCACGGGCGGGGTCGTGACGTTGGACGCCCTGCGCCCGACCTTGGTGGTGGTGGACCACCCTGAGCCGTCCTCGCCGCTGGTCGGGGAGCTGGCGCGGCGGCTGGCCAAGCACGAGCACAACCCGCCTGTACGGATCCTGCTGCTGGTTCGCGAGCCGGGCGAGGCCGAATGGTGGCGGCGTCTCGACACGGCCGCGGGCGGCTGGTTACGGCGGCTGAACACCACGACCGTTCAGCTCAACGCCAGTCCGCTCACCCTGGCCGAGCGCACGGAGCACGCGCTTGCGGCCATGAAGGCGTTCGCGCCGAGCAGGGCCGCTCTCCCCGCGCCACCGCCCCTCGACGACCCGGAATTCGGTTTGCCGCTCCATGTGCACCTGGCCGCCCTGATGCGCCTGCGCGACGGGGCCCGCGGCGACCGAGCCGCCGAACGGAGTGAGGCCGTAAGAACAGCCGGCGGGCTGGTCGGCCGGTTCCTGGAGCGCGAATACGAGCAGTGGGCACGCGTACGGCCGGATGATCAGGTGGACGACCTGACGGCGCGGCACGCGGTGGCGGTGGTCACACTGACCGCTCCCACCCTCACCGAGCTGCCCGGCCTGTTGACGGCCGTGCCCGGGCTGCGTGCCGGCCCGGCGGGCGCCGTGGCGCGGTGGCTCGGTCAGATCTTTCCCGGCGGCGAGCGGCTGACGCCGCTGGAGCCCGATGTGCTGGCCGGGCGGCTCCTGGCCGGCACCGACGGCCTGGCGGAGCTGGTGCTCGCCCTCCACGATCACGAGGGACGTACGGCGCGCCACCTCGTGCGGATGCTCGACGCCCTCCGCATGTCGGCGGGCTCGCGGCGGGTCAGGTCGGCGCTGCGGGAGCTGGTGGCGACCAGGATCGGCAGGATGGTGGCGGAGGCCGCCACGGCGTCGGGGACACGGTTGGGGGACGCGCTCAACGCGGCGCTGGGCTTGTTCGCCGACGATCGGGAGATCGCCGGTGCCGTGGCCAGGCTGCCGGTACGGCGAGGGGTGCGGCTGGGGCTGCGGGCCCTCGACGTGACGGTCGGAGAGCTGGCCGTGCGGCACCTGCGGGCGCAGAGCCGGCCGCTCCCCCTGGCCAGGGCGTTGTCCGTGGTGTCGGGTCTGCTGGCGGCCGTGGGCCGGGTGGGTGAGGCGGTCGTGGCGGCCGCCGAGGCCGTCGACATCTTCGCCGCCGCTCCCCCGTACGAGGCGGCGGGCGCGCGAGCGGAGGCCCTGTACAACCTGGGTGCCTGCCTGCTGCTCGCCGGCGAGCCCGGCAGCGCGCTCAAGCCCGTGCAGGAGGCGGCGGCCAGGTTCCGCATCCTGGCGGAGGAGGAGCACCCGGCCCGGTATGCGGGGTGGGCCGCACAGGCGCATTACAACCTGGCGTGCGCGCTGCTGGGAGTCGGGCGGACGGGCGAGGCCGTCGAGGCGTTCGCGGCGGCAGGCGGCGATCCCGAGGTCGTGGCGAACGTGGCAGGCGTGCTCTCCGTGGCTCCGCGGCAGGCGACCCCACCCCACGAGCCGACGTCGCCGCCGACGCCGTTCGAGGAGCCCGCCGGACCGCTCACCGCCGCGCCGCTGGCTCCGTTCGAGGGACTCGAGAGCGGCGGGCCGCCCACCACGGCCCTGCCGGAGCTGGCCGCCTGTCTCGCCATCGCCGCCACCACGACCGTCAGGAGCGTCGCTCCCACCGACCGTGACCTCGCCCACCGCCTCCACCTGCTCGCCGCCTGGCTCCATGACCACGGCAGGACCGCCGACGCCCTCGTCCCGGCCGCCGAAGCAGTGGCGCGGCTGCGCGGCCTGGCCGCCGAAGAGCCCGAGCTGCGGTCCCTGCTGGCCACGGCAACAGGCCTGCTGTCGAGGGTGCACGGCGCCCTGGACGACCTGGACGCCGCCACGCGGTCCGCCGCCGAGACCGCGCGCAACCTGCGTGCGCTTGTCGTGCTCGACCCGGGCGAGTACCGCCCCGCCCTGGCCGGACAACTGCTGGACCTGGGCGAGCTGCTGCTGCTCGACGACCGCCCCGAGGAGGCGCTCGACCCGCTGCGAGAGGCCATGGGCCTGGCGGCCGAGCGGCACCCGCAGGCCAGGGCGCGGCGGCTGCTCGGCCTGAGCCTGGACGAGCTGGGACGATCCGCGGACGCGGTGGCGCAGCTGGAGCTCGCGGCCGAGCTGTACGACCTCCTGAGCGCGGACGACAGCGCCTGCCGACGCCATCTCGCCGAAGTACGGGCCAGGCTCGGCCGTACGCGAACGGCCCCGCCGCCCGCCGGTACGCGGCATTGGATGCTGGCGCTGGCCACCGCGCGACCGGACGAGGCCGTGGGCCGGGCGGAGCAGCTGGTGGCCGAGCGCCGCGATGCCGTCGAAGGCGCCGGCGAGCCGGGGCTCGAGGAGATCCACGCCTATCTGTCCGCCCAGGCCATGCTGGCCCGCGCCTGGGCGGACACGGGCCGGGCGGCGGACGGGTTCGCGCTGGCCATGCAGGCGGCAGAGCTGCTCCAGCGACACGCGGCGCCGGATCGACCGCACGCGATCGCGGTCGGCCAGGTGGCGGCGGCGCTCGGGCGCACGCTCGTGGGGCTCGGGCGGCACAAGGAGGCCGTGCCCCATCTACGCACCGCCCTCGAGTCCCATGGCCAGGCCGGAGCCAGCCCGGCGTCGGGGAAGGAGCTGGCCGAGCTGGTCATCCTGGAGGCCGTCGCTCTGTCCCGCTCCGCCTGCGCGGCGGAGGCGGAGGCGGCGGCGGATCGGCTGGTCAGGTTGTACGCCGCGCTCGTGTCCGAAGGCATCGAGTCCCCTGTGGCCCTCGCCGGGGCACTGCGCCTCCAGGGCGGCATCCGCTTCGCCAGGCAGGACGTGGCGGGCGCGTTCAAGTCGGCCACCCGGGCGCTCGACGTCCTCACGCAGGAGCCGTCGAAGGGCGACCGGCTGGTGACCGCCGCCTGCCTGGAGTTGAGCGGCCTGTGCCTGGCCGAGCTGCACGACGAGGACGCCGCCAGGGCCAAGCTGGCCGAGGGCACCGCGCTGATGGCCGAGCACGGTCACCCGCCCGCGGATCTGGCGGACGCGCATCTGGCGGCCCTGCTCCGTCTGGCCAGGCTGCGTGCCCGCAAGGAGGGCCCGGCCGCCGGGATCGCCATGTACGCCCGGATCCTGGAGCTACGCCCGCTCCCCGAGGCCGACGTGCTCAGGACCCTCATCGACGACTTGTCCGCGTACGTGACCGACCTGCCGGAGGACGCGGATCCAGGCACGCTGCTGCCGCCGCTCACGGCGTTCACCGAGGCACTCGAACGTGAGGTGCCGCTGAGCGCCGACGCCGATCTGCACGACCGGCACGCCCGCTGCCTGTCCCGCCTCAGCGCCGCGGCCGCGCAGGCGAACGACACCGAGAGCGCCGTCCGGGCTGCCAGGCTGGCCGTCCACGTGCACCGGGATCTGGCCGTCTTCTCCAGCGCGCACCGCGGCCGGCTGGGACTGGCGCTCGCCGCCCTGGCCAGGCTGGACTCTGCTGATCTGGCCGTCGCCGAGCAGGCCGTCGCGCTGCTCGGCGACGCCGAGCACGGCAGGGAGCTGGCCTCCACCCTCGCCAGGTACGCGGCCGAGCTGCTCGATCGCGGCCGCCCGATGGAGGCTCTGGCCCACTGCGAACGGGCCGCGGACCTGTGCGACGAGCTGGACGACCCGGCCGTCGCCGCAGCCGTCTACGCCCAGCTGGGCGACAGCCTGGCCATGCTGGACCGTCCGCACGCTGCGCTGGAGGCGGTCACCTGGTCGCTGGCCGAACTGACCCGAGCCGGCGAGCGGGGGCAGGAGTTGCCGCATGTGCGCGCCCAGGCGATCCAGGTGCGGGGCCGGGTGCTGCGGGCCTCAGGAAGGAAGCAGGAGGCGCTGGCGCACCTGGTGGAGGCGCTGCAGATCTACCAGCGGCTGCCACGACCGGAGGCCGGCGCCGAGGTGGCCGCGATGATCGCCGATGACCTGCTGGCGGCCGGCCGCGCGGAGGAGGCCGCCGAGTACGCCAGGACCGCCACGACCGGGCACGAGGCGGGCACGGTCAAGCACGCGCTGGCACTCCAGCGACTGGCCAGGTGCCACATGATGCTGGGCGAGCTGACCGAGGCCCATGCGCTCGTCGAGCAGCTCATCCCGCTGGCCAGGCGGTCACCGGACGATCTCACGTACCGGGCGATCCTCGCCGACTCCCTGGCCCAGAGCTCGGAGCTGCTGCCACTGCTGCGGCTGGACGGCGGCACCGAGGCCGAGGCCAGAGCCCGCGAGGCCATCGCGATCTACGACGACCTCATGACCACGGGCATGAACGCCGAGGCCCTGTACACGAGCCGGGCGGGGGCCAGCCTCACCCTGGCCGCCGCGCTACGCATGCGGGACCTGGCCGCGGACGCGGTGCGGCCGCTCCGCGAGGCGGTGGCGGCGCTGGAGCGGTACGCGCCGGGCAACCCGCCGCTGTCCGGGCTGCTGGCCAGGGCGATGCTCATGCTGGGCGACGCGCTCATGGAGGCGGGGCGGCCGCTGGAGGCCGGCCTGGTCTTCCACCGGGGCACGCAGGTGACGCGCGACGTGCTCTCCAGGGCCGTCGCGCATGCCCGGCTCGGCTTCTGCCAGCTGGAGCTGGGCAGGGACGACGCGGCCGACGCCGCGCTCAGGGTCGCGGCGGGGCTGCTGCGCGAGCTGCTCGTGGACGAGCGCGACGAGGGCCTGGCAGACCTGCTGCGCGACGTGCTGCGCAGCAGGCTGACCCTGCTGGAGAAAGCCGGCAAGAACGGCGAGGCGCGACAGGTCGAGGACGACCTGCGCGCTCTCAGGACGTGA